The Setaria italica strain Yugu1 chromosome IX, Setaria_italica_v2.0, whole genome shotgun sequence genome has a window encoding:
- the LOC101786570 gene encoding lecithin-cholesterol acyltransferase-like 1 has product MDGQAQLLLVLLVASATWPFSVGSLARVADDLHPVVLLPGYGCSHLDARLTDEFEPASAAPSCGGALNGKTGWFRLWNNRTALQEDPALVPCYAELLRLVYDPVAGDYRNVPGVETRVVSFGTTRGFGSDDPGSKTGCMGKLVETLEGVGYREGKNLFGAPYDFRYAPAPPGQASSEFSCFLSSLRVLVEKASKRNGNMPVILVTHSLGGLNANAFLSRSPLAWRRRYVKHFVMVSTGAGGSVFRLRFGSSSSSSPTDPLSFANTTRSFATAFSVLPSPKVFGHAPVVVTRAKNYSAYNIPEYLRANGFSDGEVARYVTRVLPVSLNFSAPAVPMTCINGIGVPTPEKLVYWDGDFGAKPDQVVYGDGDGAINIASMLALDALIGADPEQDYFKSLLIHNTSHVGVISDSFALERLVNEVLEANRAIV; this is encoded by the exons ATGGACGGCCAAGCCCAACTGCTCCTTGTCCTCCTGGTCGCCTCGGCCACCTGGCCCTTCTCCGTCGGCTCACTGGCGCGTGTAGCTGACGACCTCCACCCAGTCGTCCTGCTGCCCGGATACGGCTGCAGCCATCTCGACGCACGGCTCACCGACGAGTTCGAGcccgcctccgcggcgccgagctgcggcggcgcgctgAATGGGAAGACGGGATGGTTCCGGCTGTGGAACAACCGCACGGCGCTGCAGGAGGATCCCGCGCTGGTGCCGTGCTACGCGGAGCTGCTGCGGCTGGTGTacgaccccgtcgccggcgatTACCGCAACGTGCCCGGCGTTGAGACCCGCGTCGTGTCCTTCGGCACCACGCGCGGCTTCGGCTCCGACGATCCTGGTTCAAA GACCGGCTGCATGGGGAAACTTGTTGAGACATTGGAAGGAGTCGGGTACAGGGAAGGCAAGAACCTCTTCGGCGCGCCCTACGACTTCCGatacgcgccggcgccgcccggccaGGCGTCCAGCGAGTTCTCCTGCTTCCTCTCAAGCCTTAGGGTGCTCGTGGAGAAAGCAAGCAAGAGGAACGGGAACATGCCGGTCATCCTCGTGACGCACAGCCTCGGAGGCCTCAACGCCAACGCCTTCCTCAGCCGGAGCCCCCTGGCGTGGCGCAGGAGGTACGTCAAGCACTTCGTCATGGTCTCCACCGGCGCCGGAGGCAGCGTGTTCAGGCTGCGGTTCggcagctcgtcgtcgtcgtcaccgaCAGACCCGCTGTCGTTCGCCAACACCACCAGGAGCTTCGCGACCGCGTTCTCCGTCCTGCCGTCGCCCAAGGTGTTCGGCCACGCGCCGGTGGTGGTCACGCGAGCCAAGAACTATTCCGCCTACAACATACCGGAGTATCTCAGGGCCAACGGTTTCTCTGACGGCGAGGTGGCGCGCTACGTGACGAGGGTGCTGCCGGTGTCGCTGAATTTCAGCGCGCCGGCGGTGCCCATGACCTGCATCAACGGAATCGGCGTGCCGACGCCGGAGAAGCTGGTGTACTGGGACGGCGACTTCGGCGCCAAGCCTGACCAAGTGGTTtacggcgacggcgatggggCCATCAACATAGCGAGCATGCTGGCGTTGGACGCGCTGATCGGGGCTGATCCGGAGCAGGATTACTTCAAGTCCCTTCTGATTCACAACACGAGTCACGTCGGCGTCATCTCGGATAGTTTTGCTCTCGAGCGTCTGGTCAATGAGGTTCTTGAAGCAAATCGTGCCATTGTTTAG